Part of the Candidatus Methylacidiphilales bacterium genome is shown below.
TGCACAAGACAAGGGCAAAGCGCTGGCGGCCCACTCGACGTTGAACCGGATGGAGCTTGGGGCATTAGGCGGAGACTGGCGCTACCGGAAAATCATACCCGATGCGGGCAGGATTGAGGCGTTGCTGATGGAGGAAGGGGTCAAGGCAATTCCTCGGCGCAGCCGGGAAATCGTGCTGGACTTTGATGCGACCGACGATCCTTTGCATGGGGCGCAGTTGCGTGATGTCAAGTGGGATGCCAGTGATGGGACCGTGGAGGCCTTGAAGAAAATCGTGACGGTGATCCGCAGGCGGTTTGGGAACAAAGTTCGCAAAATCGTGCGGGCCGACAGTGGTTTTTCTCGCGAAGCGATCATGGCGTGGTGCGAAGGCAACGGGGTCTTTTATTGCCTGGGGCTGGCGCGCAACGAGCGCTTGAGCGCCCGATTGGGCAAAGCCTTCGGAAAACTCACCCGCCTCTGAGCCTCTGAAACGCTCTAAAAACTGCCATGTCAAAAGGGCACGCAGAAAGGCGGCGGCGTCCGGGTCAAAAGCAAAACCTCTTGAATGGGATTTTTGGCTTGCTCGTGACGGGTTTTGTCTATAAACACTTTGCTGGTATTCACTACCTAGTATAATAACCTCAAACCATCGCATGAAAATTAAATTTAAATATCTGCTTTTGGCCTCGGTCGTATTCGTGTCCCTCACTAATCTGCTGGAGGCAGGATCCAAAGATACTGCAAACTACATTGCCTCGAAAATCGAGACCTTCGATGGAACTTCCGCAAAAATCGACGTCGCCTATCTTGTAAGGATTAATTTGAATGTTCCAAGCATGGACGTGGCCCTCTTTACAGCGAAGACGATAGACAGATTGAGCATGACTTTTGGTGGTGATATTCTGTTGATCGCGGATGAAAAGGATGCTGACAGCTTGATTAAAAAATACGGCACCAACATGGAACACTATGGAAACAGCATCAAATACAAGTCCCTGACTGGAAAAGTCGGCCGCATCAAACATGAAGGAAAGGTTGATATAGTTTTCATCAATATTAGTTCCATGCAGAATCCTGAAGAGTTGCCCATTGAGTGGTCAGCGGCAACCTCGTTGGGAACGAAACCCGCACCTTCGCAGTAGACTGCAAGCAACAGCCCGCAGATTTAATCCGGGGTTGACTTTCGCCCGGTGGGGATGGTGTCAACGGATGCCTTGTCTCGATCCATCAAAGGTCACACGCATCATCGAAGCCATACCCAACTTTAATGTCTGAACTGGGAGGATGATTTTTCCTTGGAATTTGAGCCAGATTAGGCTGCAACACGGATTGACGAAGCGGGGGTATCCCCAGTAACCTTTCCCCTGTTTATGAACCGTATCCAGCTCAATCCGTCTGTCAGCACGATCACGATGAGCCATCACCAGCTCAAGGTGATGGTGGAGCCTGAGTTGGCGTCA
Proteins encoded:
- a CDS encoding transposase; amino-acid sequence: MGGKKDVLGEARLCAQDKGKALAAHSTLNRMELGALGGDWRYRKIIPDAGRIEALLMEEGVKAIPRRSREIVLDFDATDDPLHGAQLRDVKWDASDGTVEALKKIVTVIRRRFGNKVRKIVRADSGFSREAIMAWCEGNGVFYCLGLARNERLSARLGKAFGKLTRL